The Neoarius graeffei isolate fNeoGra1 chromosome 10, fNeoGra1.pri, whole genome shotgun sequence sequence ATTAGGCTAGACATCTAGCAGCCCTACAactctacactacactacattagATTGAGTAGGATGTTACCTGGTCGGGATCTTTATCCTGAGGTATCGGTCAATGGCGATGGCGAGCAGGGCGAGGATGGAGCTCTGAGTGAGCACCAGCACTGTGCACGCCACCAGCAGGCAGCTGTAGAAGTGAGTCTGGAGTCCGATGCTGATGGTGATAGCGAGCGGGATGACGAGAGCTCCTACTGCGATATCAGCCACAGCCAGAGACACAATGAACCAGAAAGTTGTGTCTCTCAGTGACCTGTTTATTTTCACCGCCCAAATCACCATCACGTTTCCGATCACTGAGGACACGGCGATCAGCACCTCCATGCACACGTAGAGCGCTTGAGCTGCGGACTGACCGTCGGGCATGGTCGTATATAGGACGCAATAAATAAAAGGCCTATTGAATAAATTAAAGTTTGGCAGGGATGCTGGGTTTCAGAAGGAAAGGATGTTAAATTGTTTGTCCGCAGTCCATAAATTTCCTCCTATCAAAATACTTAAAGTACTACTTGGGGCTGTTCTGGCACACCAAGCCTGTTTTTTATTAGGATAGAAATACATGCAGAAATAACATACAATGAAATGCATCACAGAATGTGGGCTTTTATTTTATTCGTCTCCGTCGAATAAAAACGCGTCTCTTCGTCAGATCCACCTGGGCTGTGAGTACATGTCCTGCTGCTGCAGGTCTTTGTCCGAGGAAAACACTCAGGTTCCGCTTTCATTAGTCACCTGCATTCGTCCGTACAGTGACAGTTCTCCCACCATCCAGCACATCAAAAATGGGATGAGACAGCGCTTCATTCCTCCTCTGGAAAGCCGAAACGCAATCCCTCCATGGATCCACTGCTATCTTGGCGCTTCTCGGAATCTGACTGAGTCCTCAGAAGCCACCGCGTAGGCAGCGTCCCAAATCAGCCTGCACTTCCTTTGTGTCCACTTATTGCTGTGATTTCTGAAAAACGCACCCGACGCCCTTCTTGCTGAGCAAAGTCACGAAAGGTCCCGAGCCAAAGCCAGCAGAGAGGCGTGTGCTGAGCTGGGACAGgggaataaaacaacaacaacaagaacaacaaaattaatgattaaaaaaaaaaatccagggccGTCCCAGCTCAGAGCCCTGGCTTACATTCAGCACTCTTTTCAGTACCGTTTACAGCAAATATTACTTGTTTCCTTCACAGCGTGTTTTCACAGCGTTTCCGGTCCAGTTTTCCTCAAGCAGTAAAATGAGGTGTTTGCGCTTCCCATGCGTCTGATATCAGAGTAATGCATCATTCAGTGGTGCATTTAGTAGGGATAGGCGATTTTATTTTTGATCCGATACCAAGTAATACAGAGgctgtgatctcatctcattatctctagccgctttatcctgttctacagggtcgcaggcaagctggagcctatcccagctgactacgggcgaaaggcggggtacaccctggacaagtcgccaggtcatcacagggctgacacatagacacagacaaccattcacactcacattcacacctacggtcaatttagagtcaccagttaacctaacctgcatgtctttggactgtgggggaaaccggagcacccggaggaaacccatgcggacacggggagaacatgcaaactccacacagaaaggcccttgccagttgttggtctcgaacccaggaccttcttgctgtgaggcgacagcgctaaccactacaccaccgtgccgccccagaggcTGTGATTTCTATTTAAAAATACAGACATGAACTTGaggggctgcatggtggtgtagtggttagcgctgtcgcctcacagcaagaaggtcctgggttcgagaccagcggctgacgagggcctttctgtgtggagtttgcatgttgtccgcgtgggtttcctccgggtgctccggtttcccccacagtccaaagacatgcaggttagattaactggtgactctaaattgaccgtaggtgtgaatgtgaatggttgtctgtgtctatgtgtcagccctgcgatgacctggcgacttgtccagggtgtaccccgcctcttgcccatagtcagctgggataggctccagcttgcctgtgaccctgtaggacaggttaagcagctacagatgatggatgggcgATTTTATTTTCGATCTGATACCAAGTAATACAAAGGCTAGTATCCCGATACTATAAAAAGTATTCTTGTATACACGAAAACAGGAAATCTTTGTGATTTctatttaaaaatacacacataaACTTGAGgggctgcacagtggtgtagtggttagcactgtggcctcacagcaagaaggtcctgagttcgagagcagcggctgacgagggcctttctgtgcggagtttgcatgttctccccgtgtccgcgtgggtttcctctgggtgctctggtttcccccacagtccaaagacatgcaggttaggctaattggtggctctaaattgaccgtaggtgtgaatgtgagtgtgaatggttgtctgtgtctatgtgtcagccctgcgatgacctggcgacttgtatagggtgtaccccacctcttgcccatagtcagctgggataggctccagcttgcctgcgaccctgtaggacaggttaaacggctacagataatggatggatgggcgaTTTTATTTTCGATCCGATACCAAATAATACAAAGGTTAGTATCCCGATACTATAAAAAGTCTTCTTGTATACACAAAAACAGGAAATCTTTGTGATTTctatttaaaaatacacacataaACTTGAggggtgtcacggtggtgtagtggttagcactgtcgcctcacagcaagaaggtcctggggtcgagcccagcggccggtgagggcctttctgtgtggagtttgcatgctctccccgtgtccgagtgggtttcctccaggtgctccagtttcccccacagtccaaagacatgcaggttaggttaactggtggctctaaattgaccgtaggtgtgaatgtgagcgtgaatggttgtctgtgtctgtgtgtcagccctccgatgacctggcgacttgtccagggtgtaccccgtctctcgcccatagtcagctgggataggctccagcttgcctgcgaccttggaggacaggataagcggctacagatgatggatggatggaatttaattctggtctcatTCTATTtagtgcaataggattccaaatactctataaacattccattctgttttgaatcagaaaaaaaattatgataaatcacagcacttttatttttttaaagtacttcatctacttcaacaatgttacacaaagatcgatacagAATAGTTGGGAATgttacttaattccacagggtgtcaataatggtggacaccagtgaaagtgatcactattatcgacaccgcacatgacttctcaaatgcacgtttagatacaaaatggtggctGTCAAAtgcaagagtaagaaacaaagtaggtttcgacaaggatatcatgaaatatcggtgaatttgataagtaaaaacatgtccatgatctttccaccatgcttacctatgATGATAATGTCcgagttttcctcaaattgctgataatgctaaaaaaaattccatctcaggcaacgagctgtgtcatcagacgataaGATCAAAGGGGCATGGGgggcttccggttgattaattaaccaaaaataactgttgtaactgaaacccaactttgtaaaattgttttttattggtaaatctgaaaaggtgtcaataattgtggactgCCGATAATTGTAGCCCGCCGCTCTAGTATGAAAAACTGTAAAAGATCAGACttctttattttgttttaatttttaataaCAGCAATGTCGAACAAATGTTGATTTACATTAAGGAGTTATTCTTCAGATCAACAAGTTCAAGAATGTTCAGTGACAATGCTTTGTTTACTTTCTGCTCTTGTGCAACTGACTAACTGATAGAATCTGTCTCCGCATGCCTTACTATTCCAGGAGCAGAGCATGAAGATAGAAAGAAAAGTAGGCCTAGTTCCTATCCTaaacaacaattaaaaaaaaccctaaataaatatactaatcccatttccagaaaagttgggatattttccaaaatgcaataaaaaaaaatctgggatttGTTCATTCACGTGaacatttatttaactgacaaaagtacaaagaaaatattttaatagttttactgaccaacttgattatattttgtaaatgtaaacaacccgtgtccgcgtgggtttcctccgggtgctccggtttcccccacagtccaaagacatgcaggttaggttaactggtgactctaagcccatgtttacattagaccgtatcagcggatcatcagattaacgtttttaaaatgattagtgtgcacacagcaacaccaatacacgatttgcgtgcacacagcaataccaatacacggatacgctcggctccgcaggcatcctgcgctccaaatcactctgccctgaacagcgagtgccctctggagggtgcgcactccggccttgcacagctcacagagcacgcgagtgaagtgaacaagctgtgattcgggactgagccgctgtgtgtgtgatcccagcgcacatcacttaccacttgcaagtggaaggatggcaagcctaaagacaatcataactacacaatgggcagtatttgcatcagtatttgcagtattttcatacttttatactctttaatgaaaggtgatataaggcggaagtctgcgccgtttttcagcagtcgcgtcacatgaccaacgccagcgaatcaggaaggtggatgtcacagtgacgttgtccaatgagacgccagctagagctcagcagagcgtatccgcgtattctgaatgtttacacagcactggagctgacacgatctggattgaatacgtggacgctggcggattcccgtttcccagcatttccaggcggtttaatgtaaacggacagtgcatccacgaagaaaacgagacagatacggtctagtgtaaacgtagcctaaattgaccgtagggtgtgagtgtgaatggttgtctgtgtctatgtgtcagccctgtgatgacctggcgacttgtccagggtgtaccccgcctttcgcccgtagtcagctgggataggctccagcttgcctgcgaccctgtagaacaggataaagcggctagagataatgagatgagatgagacgtcatattgtgagggcagcacggtgatgtagtggttagcactgttgcctcacagcaagtccAAAGAGGTGGCTCtaaaggctccaacttgcctgcgaccctgcacaggataagtggttatggataatgaatagatggatggatgatattatgaaaagattcagggtatttggagacatctcagtgtgtaaagagcAAAGTCGGAAACCACTGCTGAATATGCGTGACCTTTGAGCTCTCAGATGGTACTGCCttagaaaccatcatgctaatgtgataaATATAACCCCATGGGCTTGGGAATACTTCGGAAAACTATTGTtacttaacacagtccaccacTGCATTCAAAAAtgtaacctgaaactgtattatgcaaggcagaagccattcatcaattctctgCAGAAACACTGGCAATTTCTCTGGACCCAAACTCATCTTACATGGAACGAAAAAcactggaaatgtgtgctgtggtcagatgagtccacatttcagcttgtttttgagaAAAATGGAAactgagttctcagtgccaaaggtgaacacaaccatccagtttgtaatcagagaaaggtgcaaaagccagcatctgtggtcagggccggctctaggtctttggctgccctaggtgagattgagttttggcgccccccccgaaaaaaaatcctctaataacatctaaataacactttaatctaatcactctattctattactattaaacaatgtatggtgcatggacaataaacaagaagtcatttttatctttttcattattgttattattgttatcattattcacataaagtgtcacaatgtaaaatgaccacacaaattcaatacatatctccatataatgggcaaaaactcttccgcaccctgttcaaagtgtagtgcatggacaataaacaagaaattatttttagtttcttttttgctattaaaagaatTAACAAATTCTGAATctaaagaattaacaaattaaatgaataaaaaaatctacaattctaaattgtgcaaacttaagcaccctgttaggacatcaatgggctgtattttcaaacaaaagtgctattatgggtactttgttattgaagtaacattacaatgggactcgtctggtcttcctaatggcaaattccttgataatatcatcaaatgatatttctcttgagatctcttggttgatgctcattagagcaagcccattcagacgttcttgactcattgttgaccttaagtatgtcttcagcagttttaattttgaaaagcttctttcagcagaagctactgtcacaggtagtgtaacagcagaggtaaggagcgcgtatttctacatccccagccacATCAGAGGTGTTgcaaaaaaggttttcaacctttcatgagccagggcgcactttttttcaatgaaaaaatctcaaggcacatcaccaatagaaaatgttgactgaaactagaacgctgttgccaatatttacaatatacagtcattctataattttccacagtacacttggtgatctctcacggcacactagtgttccgcggtactagagttcggcagcacagtggttgaaaacactgtacaccactgatgcacttggtaacctctccattcaataactccatccctcctttttggtggggttttggtcgcccttggcgcccctgggcacactttgcgctctaggcaattgccggcgctggtaaagagaacacatctgagtgcttgtttcatttccctgcagtcttgacgcactgagattgtttcttgttttcaacgcgtttattatattttcctccaggaagctcttcgcaacatagttgcttgaatgagctgctaaactgtcattttaatgagaacacagatcaacaaagcaactttgttttattttaaaaaaaaaacgtgccaggcaccattggaatatctcgctgcgaaacatgttcggtgcataaaagacctttacttcagcccagactgttcaacgacaccgacagactgctccaagtgcagccatattcaaaacaagcaacagatctatgtcagttatctacgttatgcaaaaacactctttagccaacaacacttaggctattacatggccaaaacagagaatagccgtggATGCGCACTTGAgcacttattgtttcatgattaacaaccaccacaacaccccaccccgctttttttgacaaattgcaccctgactacatgctttgctgtacaattaaattaggctaagacattataatgctgactcgttttcagaatagtggaagtcataatttttctccccccgtttctgcgcccctggatggacgcagcgccctcagcatttgcctatattgcctatgccacgggccggctctgtctGTGGTGGTATGGGGTGcattagtgcccatggcatgggtgagctgtacagtgctcagcgtaaataagtacaccccctttgaaaagtaacattttaaacaatatctcaatgaacacaatttccaaaatgttgacaagacaaagtttaatataacatctgtttaacttataacgtgaaagtaaggttaataatataacttagattacacattttttcagttttactcaaattagggtggtgcaaaaatgagtacaccccacaacaaaaactactatatctagtactttgtatggcctccatgatttttaatgacagcaccaagtcttctaggcatggaatgaacaagttggtgacattttgcaacatcaatctttttccattcttcaacaatgacctcttttagtgactgtatgctggatggagagtgatgctcaacttgtctcttcagaattccccataggtgttcgattgggttcaggtcaggagacatacttggccactgaatcactttccccctgttcttcttca is a genomic window containing:
- the adora1b gene encoding adenosine receptor A1b isoform X2, with the translated sequence MPDGQSAAQALYVCMEVLIAVSSVIGNVMVIWAVKINRSLRDTTFWFIVSLAVADIAVGALVIPLAITISIGLQTHFYSCLLVACTVLVLTQSSILALLAIAIDRYLRIKIPTSYKRVVTPRRVGLAVVACWAVAFIVGMTPMLGWNKLHNLQQQNGSLNSDNITCQFENVISMEYMVYFNFFGWVLPPLLLMLGIYTEIFYMIHMQLNKKGQDCKYHRNGA